In Calonectris borealis chromosome 22, bCalBor7.hap1.2, whole genome shotgun sequence, one genomic interval encodes:
- the IGF2BP1 gene encoding insulin-like growth factor 2 mRNA-binding protein 1 has translation MKLNGHQLENHALKVSYIPDEQSMQGPENGRRGGFGARGAPRQGSPVTAGAPVKQQPVDIPLRLLVPTQYVGAIIGKEGATIRNITKQTQSKIDVHRKENAGAAEKAISIHSTPEGCSAACKMILEIMQKEAKDTKTADEVPLKILAHNNFVGRLIGKEGRNLKKVEQDTETKITISSLQDLTLYNPERTITVKGSIENCCKAEQEIMKKVREAYENDVAAMSLQSHLIPGLNLAAVGLFPASSNAVPPPPSSVSGAAPYSSFMPPEQETVHVFIPAQAVGAIIGKKGQHIKQLSRFASASIKIAPPETPDSKVRMVVITGPPEAQFKAQGRIYGKLKEENFFGPKEEVKLETHIRVPASAAGRVIGKGGKTVNELQNLTAAEVVVPRDQTPDENEQVIVKIIGHFYASQMAQRKIRDILAQVKQQHQKGQSGQTQARRK, from the exons ATGAAGCTGAACGGCCACCAGCTGGAGAACCACGCGCTCAAGGTCTCCTACATCCCCGACGAGCAGTCCATGCAAGGGCCGGAGaacgggcggcggggcggcttcGGGGCGCGCGGTGCTCCCAGGCAGGGTTCCCCCGTCACCGCGGGGGCACCGGTCAAGCAGCAGCCGGTGGATATCCCCCTCCGCCTCCTGGTGCCCACCCAGTACGTGGGTGCCATCATCGGCAAGGAAGGGGCCACCATCAGGAACATCACCAAGCAGACGCAGTCCAA GATCGACGTGCACCGGAAAGAAAACGCGGGAGCCGCGGAAAAAGCCATCAGCATCCACTCCACCCCCGAGGGCTGCTCCGCTGCCTGCAAGATGATTTTGGAGATCATGCAGAAGGAAGCGAAGGACACCAAGAC AGCTGATGAAGTGCCTCTGAAAATCTTGGCCCATAACAACTTTGTGGGGCGCCTGATCGGCAAAGAAGGGCGAAACTTGAAGAAAGTGGAACAGGACACGGAGACAAAGATCACCATCTCGTC CTTGCAGGACCTGACTCTGTACAACCCCGAAAGGACCATCACGGTGAAGGGCTCCATCGAGAACTGCTGCAAAGCGGAGCAGGAGATCATGAAGAAAGTGAGGGAAGCCTACGAGAACGACGTGGCCGCCATGAGC TTGCAATCTCACCTCATCCCTGGCCTTAACCTGGCTGCGGTTGgcctcttccctgcctcctccaaCGCAGTACCTCCTCCGCCGAGCAGCGTCTCCGGGGCCGCGCCGTACAGCTCCTTCATG CCTCCGGAGCAGGAGACCGTGCACGTCTTCATCCCCGCGCAGGCGGTCGGTGCCATCATCGGCAAGAAGGGCCAGCACATCAAGCAGCTCTCCCGGTTCGCAAGTGCCTCTATCAAG ATCGCCCCTCCGGAGACACCGGACTCCAAAGTGCGCATGGTCGTCATCACGGGCCCTCCGGAAGCTCAGTTCAAG GCGCAAGGCAGGATTTACGGGAAGCTGAAGGAGGAGAACTTCTTTGGACCGAAGGAAGAAGTGAAGCTGGAGACGCACATCCGGGTCCCCGCCTCGGCCGCGGGCAGGGTCATCGGCAAAGGCGGCAAAACT GTCAATGAGCTGCAGAACCTGACGGCGGCGGAGGTGGTGGTGCCGCGGGACCAGACCCCCGACGAGAACGAGCAGGTCATCGTGAAGATCATCGGGCACTTCTACGCCAGCCAG ATGGCTCAGCGCAAGATCCGGGACATCCTGGCCCAGGTGAAGCAGCAGCACCAGAAGGGACAGAGCGGCCAGACGCAAGCGCGGAGGAAATAA